One Calliopsis andreniformis isolate RMS-2024a chromosome 9, iyCalAndr_principal, whole genome shotgun sequence genomic window carries:
- the LOC143182845 gene encoding nuclear receptor-binding factor 2, with product METSILNAAHERQRRAEALLQEGRFEEAAKCHETVASLLGEAQARLESSFVHLKTSGLSSQPPPAVIASFHSLVTLESLALQRDYHKRQAAVVRMKQARYEEYKTTLENQQREILSKQTPKQLEKDTTELPSDKFDGSLRQAIYRTIEEQDSLLSLISLPNIEDKAFKHPKDTGTVIEELKTVNCQLRCLVGNLLSQLEAKEEEVRQLTEQLHAVSVSPNDETRLDNGHSLHLAPLPPLTPLEMPLFDFTST from the exons ATGGAGACTTCGATCCTAAACGCG GCACATGAAAGACAGAGGAGAGCAGAGGCATTGTTGCAAGAAGGAAGATTCGAGGAAGCAGCCAAGTGTCACGAAACAGTGGCCAGTCTTTTAGGAGAGGCTCAAGCTAGGCTCGAGTCCAGCTTTGTGCATCTGAAGACTTCCGGTTTATCTAGTCAACCTCCTCCAGCTGTGATCGCTTCTTTTCATTCGCTGGTTACTTTGGAATCGCTTGCGCTTCAGAGGGACTATCATAAAAGACAAGCTGCTGTAGTTAG AATGAAACAAGCAAGATACGAGGAATACAAAACTACTCTGGAAAATCAGCAACGAGAAATTCTTAGCAAGCAAACACCTAAACAACTTGAGAAAGACACAACTGAGCTGCCATCTGATAAATTTGATGGATCCTTGCGTCAGGCTATATATAGAACGATTGAAGAGCAAGATAGTCTCTTGAGTTTAATTTCTCTACCAAACATTGAAGATAAGGCTTTTAAGCATCCTAAAGATACTGGCACAGTTATTGAGGAGCTGAAAACTGTTAACTGCCAATTAAGGTGTCTGGTTGGTAATTTATTAAGCCAGCTAGAAGCTAAAGAAGAGGAAGTGAGACAGTTAACTGAACAGCTTCATGCTGTATCTGTTAGTCCTAACGACGAAACTAGATTAGATAATGGACATTCTTTGCATCTTGCTCCTTTGCCACCTTTGACTCCCCTTGAGATGCCCCTTTTCGATTTTACTTCAACATAA